A window from Primulina eburnea isolate SZY01 chromosome 2, ASM2296580v1, whole genome shotgun sequence encodes these proteins:
- the LOC140820105 gene encoding mannose-1-phosphate guanylyltransferase 1-like produces MKALILVGGFGTRLRPLTLSVPKPLVDFANKPMILHQIEALKAIGVTEVVLAINYQPEVMLNFLKDFEAKLEIKITCSQETEPLGTAGPLALARDKLIDDSGAPFFVLNSDVISEYPLKEMIEFHKSHGGEASIMVTKVDEPSKYGVVVMEESTGQVERFVEKPKLFVGNKINAGIYLLSPAVLDHIELRPTSIEKEVFPKIAAQKKLYAMVLPGFWMDIGQPRDYITGLRLYLDSLKKKSSPKLAVGSHIIGNVLVDETAKIGEGCLIGPDVAIGPGCVVETGVRLSRCTVMRGVRIKKHACISSSIIGWHSTVGQWARVENMTILGEDVHVCDEVYSNGGVVLPHKEIKSNILKPEIVM; encoded by the exons ATGAAGGCACTAATCCTGGTTGGAGGTTTTGGCACTAGATTGAGGCCCTTGACATTGAGTGTGCCAAAGCCACTTGTTGATTTTGCTAACAAGCCCATGATTTTGCATCAG ATAGAAGCCCTCAAAGCCATTGGAGTGACTGAAGTAGTCCTGGCTATCAATTATCAGCCTGAG GTTATGCTGAAtttcttgaaagattttgaGGCGAAACTTGAGATTAAGATTACTTGCTCTCAAGAAACCGAGCCTCTTGGAACTGCAGGTCCCCTTGCCTTGGCTAGGGACAAGTTGATAGATGATTCTGGTGCACCATTTTTTGTTCTGAACAGTGATGTCATCAGTGAATACCCGCTCAAAGAGATGATTGAATTCCACAAATCCCATGGAGGAGAGGCTTCCATAATGGTCACCAAG GTTGATGAGCCATCTAAATACGGCGTTGTTGTGATGGAAGAATCCACTGGACAAGTGGAAAGATTTGTTGAGAAGCCTAAGTTATTTGTGGGTAACAAGATCAATGCTGGAATTTACCTGCTGAGCCCTGCAGTTCTTGATCATATAGAATTACGCCCCACCTCTATCGAGAAAGAGGTGTTCCCAAAAATAGCAGCCCAGAAAAAGCTGTACGCCATGGTCCTGCCTGGGTTTTGGATGGACATAGGCCAGCCAAGAGACTACATCACTGGTCTAAGGCTTTACCTCGACTCCTTAAAGAAGAAATCTTCTCCTAAGTTGGCCGTGGGATCTCATATAATCGGTAATGTACTAGTTGACGAAACTGCAAAAATCGGGGAGGGATGCTTGATAGGGCCTGATGTTGCAATTGGGCCTGGTTGTGTGGTCGAGACGGGTGTGAGGCTGTCTCGATGCACGGTAATGCGTGGTGTTCGTATCAAGAAACATGCTTGTATTTCTAGTAGTATCATTGGGTGGCACTCGACTGTTGGCCAGTGGGCTCGTGTGGAGAATATGACGATTCTTGGTGAAGACGTGCATGTCTGTGATGAAGTTTACAGCAATGGAGGGGTGGTTTTGCCTCACAAGGAGATCAAGTCGAACATCTTGAAGCCAGAGATTGTGATGTAA